TGCTGGAGGACGACGCGGCCGGGAATGCCGACGACTGTCGAATAGGGCGGCACTTCTTTTAAGACGACGGAGCCGGCGCCGATTTTCGAGCCTTCGCCGACCGTAAAGGAGCCGAGTACCTTTGCTCCGCAGGCGACGACGACGTAATCTCCGATAGTCGGATGGCGCTTGCCCTTTTCCTTGCCCGTGCCGCCGAGGGTCACGCCCTGATAGAGGGATACGTTGTTGCCGATAATGGTCGTCTCGCCGATGACGATGCCCATGCCGTGATCGATGAACAGCCCTTCGCCGATCTGCGCGCCCGGGTGGATTTCAATTCCCGTGAAGAAGCGGGCAATAGTCGAGATGATGCGGGCCGTGACAAACCATTTGTGCAGGTAGAAGAAATGAGCCAGGCGGTATGCCCAGATAGCGTGCAGTCCCGAGTAGCACAGCAGGACTTCCAGGGTATTTTTTACGGCCGGGTCTCGTTCCTTAATGACGTGAATGTCCTTTCTCAGGGTGTTAAACATGAATGGTGCCTCCTTGTGTCGTACGAATAAATGCTGAAATACAAAAAAGCCGCAGTCCCTAAACAGAGACGGCGGCCCGCGGTTCCACTCTGATTTGCAGG
This region of Megasphaera stantonii genomic DNA includes:
- the cysE gene encoding serine O-acetyltransferase — encoded protein: MFRDCGFFVFQHLFVRHKEAPFMFNTLRKDIHVIKERDPAVKNTLEVLLCYSGLHAIWAYRLAHFFYLHKWFVTARIISTIARFFTGIEIHPGAQIGEGLFIDHGMGIVIGETTIIGNNVSLYQGVTLGGTGKEKGKRHPTIGDYVVVACGAKVLGSFTVGEGSKIGAGSVVLKEVPPYSTVVGIPGRVVLQQGKKISHSEQDVDLDHNRLPDPIEDQIAALQQQVAILQSRVNAMDNAEPHLRSLSR